The genomic region taaccgcgatcagacgattatttaataatcgcgacaggccggGGGCCTGGGtcgctcagcgagtattgacgttgactaccacccctggagttcgctagttcgaatccagggcgtgctgagtgactccagccaggtctcctaagcaaccaaattggcccggttgctaaggagggtcgagtcatcgtggtcgcgattagtggttctcgctctcaatggggtgtgtggtaagttgtgcgtggatctcggagagtagcatgagtctccacatgctgtgagtctccgcagtgtcatgcacaacgagtcacgtgataagatgcgcggattgacggtctcagaagcggacgcaactgagacttgtcctccgccacccggattgaggtgagtaaccgcgccaccacgaggacctactaagtagtggaaattgggcattccaaattgggagaataggggataaaaaaaatataataataataatcgcgacaggcctaagcGTAGTTAATTAAAAACGTAACTTAGTTACAGgttaatttacaaatatatatagcCTAGTAGTTTCCATATCAACTTGCTGTgtaaatatgtttacattttagtcTAATGAAACGAATAAAGTCTGTGCCTAATAATCTTATGAGGTGTTGTTTATAATCAACGAAGCTGTCATGAcgcaacacaactaaattaaaaatgctaattttattcGTCGCCTCAAATCGCCTGCATGTTTCAATGCTAATGTTGAAAATCGTTAAAAATCACCAAATCCATTTCAGTGCGACACAACAAAGCTAAAATGCTCCAGTCGAGTAATAATCAACGGCTTCGTTCTTTATAACgcatttcagttttagtttagtcagtcgctctcagtatagactatgttgtttatttttttaacaagattttaTCTCTCACTTTTTTCAATTTCTCTTAACAGTTGTGAAGAAGCGTCTAGTGAAGCTTATTGTTAATTTCCTGTTTTATTTTCGCACTGATGAGGATGAGGTGAGCACAGCTTTTTTTCGTCTCACTGTCTGATCTGAATCTTAATGGTGTCACAACCATGATGAgtttaatttcttttctttttaatttgctTGTGTTTTCAGCCCATTGGAGCTCTACTGTTGGAACAGTGTCGAGTGGAGAGAGAAGATGACCATGCGTTCTCTATTGGTGAGAGCAACACCATTCATTTTACAACCTTACTGCCAGAATAGAAATGAACATTTATTGGCTCATTACCATCTTATAAATTTCCGATTGAACACACGATTGAAATTAAAGTCTTGGCGGGTGCACAATTTCCTTGTAGGCCTCAAACTTTTTTAACAGCTACATCACAGCCTTGAACTATGATTAGTTATTTGTTATCGCTTATTATAGGCAGTTTGTCTtgggcagtggcggatttaggcatgggcgacatgggcagttgcatGAGGGgcggcggcacgaggcacccacacagaccacccccccccccaaaggtcaacaactttgggggcgtgttgaagcgggtttcacccagggcgccatacaagctagaaccgctactggtaTTCGGGGAGGGACAGTCACATTCTTCAGTGCATTTTATTGGGCAAAAATCTGGAAACTCCCCTGAGTGCaggatgatgtcatcaatatttttggtctgttttcctggaagagaaagtcTTTCAATTTTAAGTGCATCTATctgctaaaaaatttttttaacccAAGCATACAGATGGCCTCAAAGTTAATAGGAATAGTAAAGTCACAAAAGTCCAATTTTGACTTCATGGGGTTCTTACTTGAAGAACATTTGTCTGTTTGAACACTTTTGCATGTTTATCACTTCCTTATCTGACTTGATGAAAAATCTCAAACCCTCAGTGTCCACGTAAGCATTTAGCATTAAAAACACTTTCTTTGAATTGATCTATAAAAGAGAGAGTTGCCAGTTAATGTACAACTCTCTGCATGTCTTCACTGTTTTCCAGTGTTTCTTGACGAAGCGGCACGGAAGTATTTGTTTGAGTGTGACTCTGAGCAGCAGTGTGTTGAGTGGATTGATGCCATCATTAAAGCTAGGTGTGTTACACACTTACTTCACCTGTGATTCTGTGCATTTCTTAGTAATGAACTGAAATCTGATTCTGTATTACAGTTATGAATTCATGCGCAAGAATATCATCTTCTATCGCACTGAAATCCATCGATTGACTGGCAAGGTGAGAGGGGCATAGTAACAATCTTGACtcgatttgcatttcctgaacgAAAACAGCAgcgcttgcaaggcagcaaaagaatagtgttgAAGTTTTAGGTTGTGACATTGAGCACATGGCCTTGTTTTCTGTTGATATGCACAAGACTAAGACCACGTCTGCACTTGTATGTTTCTATTTGAAAATGGAAACCGTTTGCTATGTTAACGCCTCTCATCCAGATTGGAATGGCGTTTGcctccaaaatgaaaatgctctttaTTACAGCATACTTTGAAAAATTATGGCGTTAGGAACAAatgcgtagccaggaaattacttttgggtgggcctcaataaaaatggacgtgcaaaacaaatgataaaattacatgctctggattactttcagcaGTGGAATAAGAATGTGAACCTTTTAATAATGCCTTAATATAAAACCAAATGCATTACTTTTAACTCTAAAAAAGTGACCAGGCAACAATAAGGGGAGCACTGAGGCCACCTATAGGCTATACTTGTCATTGCAATgaaattgtcatatttttgtcatgtttttccagcagatggcagcagaTGCCCTTAATGCATGACACATAGCAGCATTTTGTAGATATTTAAATTAGCTTTTTATTCAAGTGAAGCTAACAAAAAAATGGCTAAATAAGTAGtatattggggcctgggtagcttagtggaaaaatacgctggctaccacccctggagttcgctagctcgctagttcgtatccagggcatgctgagtgactccagccaggtctcctaagcaaccaaattggcccggttgctagggagggtagagtcacatggggtaaactcctcgaggtcgctataatgtggttcgctctcggtggggcgtgtggtgagttgggcgtggatgccgcggtggatggcatgaagcctccacacgcgctgtctccgtggcaacgtgctcaacaaaccacgtgataagatgcgcgggttgatggtctcagacgtggaggcaactgggattcatcctccgccacccgctAAAGGCGAATcgctacgtgaccacaaggacttaaaagcacattgggaattgggcattccaaattgggagaaaaaaggggaaaaacaaaaataaaataaaaataagtagtaTATTTATGGAAGAAGTTAGTTAAGAGGTGTTACACACAAAATGTGtcaataaatgtatattatatgtaTTA from Myxocyprinus asiaticus isolate MX2 ecotype Aquarium Trade chromosome 5, UBuf_Myxa_2, whole genome shotgun sequence harbors:
- the LOC127441365 gene encoding pleckstrin homology domain-containing family J member 1, whose translation is MRFNEKELVFLSRQPSERAAELGMRGPKKGDVVKKRLVKLIVNFLFYFRTDEDEPIGALLLEQCRVEREDDHAFSIVFLDEAARKYLFECDSEQQCVEWIDAIIKASYEFMRKNIIFYRTEIHRLTGKDPLEQYGISDETRFQVNSGLPALPPPPT